One region of Quercus lobata isolate SW786 chromosome 2, ValleyOak3.0 Primary Assembly, whole genome shotgun sequence genomic DNA includes:
- the LOC115977657 gene encoding zinc-finger homeodomain protein 4-like, with amino-acid sequence MDLSSQEGEIPIPINSTYAGHGHHGHGHGHGHMIHHDPVPHNHIIPSSTPQIPSNGPPLPTSLEDHVPYNKKVVRYKECLKNHAASMGGNATDGCGEFMPSGEEGTIEALTCSACNCHRNFHRKEVEGEPSSCDCHHSPHLNRRKFIFGHHKNLLAPEALGYPTATGTFISSRAPPPHQMIMSYNMGSLPSESDEQEDGGANGGVVVARPPQLVKKRFRTKFTQEQKEKMLNFAEKVGWKIQKQEEAVVQQFCQEIGVKRRVLKVWMHNNKLNLAKKNPSTA; translated from the coding sequence ATGGATCTTTCAAGTCAAGAGGGAGAGATCCCAATCCCAATAAACAGCACATATGCTGGACATGGTCATCATGGTCatgggcatgggcatgggcatATGATCCATCATGACCCGGTACCGCACAACCACATCATTCCATCTTCAACTCCCCAAATCCCCTCCAATGGCCCCCCATTACCCACAAGCCTAGAGGACCATGTACCCTACAACAAGAAAGTGGTTAGGTACAAAGAATGCCTCAAGAACCATGCAGCTTCCATGGGAGGAAATGCCACTGATGGGTGTGGTGAATTCATGCCCAGTGGTGAAGAGGGTACTATAGAAGCACTCACCTGCTCAGCTTGCAATTGTCACAGAAACTTTCACAGAAAAGAAGTTGAAGGTGAGCCCTCTTCATGTGATTGTCACCATAGCCCACATCTCAACAGAAGGAAGTTCATCTTTGGTCATCACAAGAATTTATTGGCACCTGAGGCCTTAGGCTACCCTACAGCTACAGGTACTTTTATATCTTCAAGAGCACCCCCACCACACCAAATGATAATGTCTTACAACATGGGGTCTCTTCCTTCTGAGTCTGATGAGCAAGAAGATGGTGGTGCTAATGGTGGAGTTGTAGTGGCTAGGCCTCCACAGCTTGTGAAGAAAAGGTTTAGGACAAAATTCACTCAGGAACAGAAGGAGAAAATGCTAAACTTTGCTGAGAAAGTTGGGTGGAAGATTCAGAAGCAAGAAGAAGCTGTGGTGCAACAGTTCTGTCAAGAGATTGGAGTCAAGAGAAGAGTACTCAAGGTTTGGATGCACAACAACAAGCTCAATCTAGCGAAGAAGAATCCCTCCACTGCTTAA
- the LOC115977658 gene encoding KRR1 small subunit processome component homolog, whose amino-acid sequence MNVGMEEHENNNGDISQKPKKHKGKHDKPKPWDDDPNIDRWTIEKFDPSWNESGMLEVSSFSTLFPQYREKYLQEVWPTVKSALKEYGVSCELNLVEGSMTVSTTRKTRDPYIIIKARELIRLLSRSVPVHQAIKILDDEVQCDIIKIGNLVRSKERFVKRRQHLVGPNSSTLKALEILTGCYILVQGNTVAAMGSFKGLKQVRRIVEDCIKNKMHPVYHIKVLMMKKELEKDPALANENWDRFLPKFKKKNVQQKKVKTKEKKPYTPFPPPQQPSKIDEQLESGEFFMSQKKKSAKTWQEKQDKQAQKTAENKRKREAAFIPPEEPRKQDTKSEDDNKDVAAMAMSLKKKAKDFGKQKLSENINAEAYIATAGEPSKKKSKRRET is encoded by the exons ATGAATGTGGGTATGGAGGAACATGAAAACAACAACGGTGACATATCGCAGAAGCCGAAGAAGCACAAGGGAAAGCACGACAAGCCAAAGCCTTGGGATGATGACCCCAACATCGACCGCTGGACCATCGAAAAGTTCGACCCTTCTTGGAATGAATCTGGAATGCTCGAAGTCAGCTCCTTCTCCACTCTCTTCCCTCAATACAGAG AAAAGTACTTGCAAGAGGTTTGGCCAACTGTTAAATCTGCTTTGAAAGAATATGGCGTTTCATGTGAACTTAACTTA GTTGAGGGGTCCATGACAGTTTCAACAACTAGAAAGACTAGGGACCCATATATTATCATCAAGGCTAGGGAACTTATTAGGCTTTTGTCAAGAAGTGTCCCTGTTCATCAG GCAATAAAAATACTGGATGATGAAGTGCAATGTGACATTATCAAGATTGGCAACTTGGTCCGCAGTAAG GAGCGCTTTGTCAAACGAAGACAACATCTTGTGGGTCCTAATTCTTCCACTTTAAAG GCACTCGAAATACTGACAGGCTGCTATATTCTAGTTCAG GGGAATACAGTTGCTGCTATGGGTTCATTTAAAGGTTTAAAGCAAGTTAGGCGGATTGTGGAAGactgcataaaaaataaaatgcatccTGTATACCATATCAAG GTTCTTATGATGAAGAAAGAGCTTGAAAAGGATCCAGCACTTGCAAACGAAAACTGGGATAGATTTCttccaaaattcaaaaa GAAAAATGTTCAGCAAAAGAAGGTCAAGACTAAAGAGAAGAAACCATATACACCTTTCCCTCCTCCACAACAACCTAGCAAG ATTGATGAACAATTGGAAAGTGGAGAATTCTTCATGTCTCAGAAAAAGAAATCAGCAAAGACATGGCAAGAGAAGCAGGATAAGCAGGCACAGAAAACtgcagaaaacaaaagaaaaagagaagctgCATTTATTCCCCCAGAG GAGCCAAGAAAACAGGATACAAAGTCTGAGGATGATAATAAAGATGTGGCAGCCATGGCCATGTCTCTAAAG AAAAAGGCAAAGGACTTTGGGAAGCAAAAATTGAGTGAGAATATCAATGCTGAAGCTTATATTGCCACAGCTGGGGAACCTTCCAAAAAGAAATCCAAGCGCAGAGAAACTTAA
- the LOC115977659 gene encoding uncharacterized protein LOC115977659, with protein sequence MSPFEVVHGYTPRRPLDLLPMSSHDRVSVSAVEFASHMHELHKEINKRIHASNLKYKTQADLHRCHLDFDVGDYVMIRIRPERYPSGTVKKLQVRSAGPFKVLKKLGPNAYVIDIPSDYGISSTFNIADLLAFKGPAVIPYDPFDDPLSSSLANPVPSPTPSCFQKAHRDIIDVILDEQSLFTRDGTVQRFLVRWRGRPDSDCTWITREELQQLDPALLEAYLDTLATTSSLPPITRTYERRRRRHADPVSLWLDGVCSDVT encoded by the coding sequence ATGAGCCCATTTGAAGTTGTTCATGGTTATACACCTAGGAGACCTTTAGACCTTCTCCCAATGTCCTCACATGATAGGGTTTCTGTGTCTGCGGTAGAGTTTGCTAGTCACATGCATGAGCTGCATAAAGAGATCAACAAACGAATTCATGCTAGTAATCTTAAGTATAAGACTCAGGCTGATTTACATCGATGTCATTTAGACTTTGATGTAGGAGATTATGTTATGATTCGTATCAGGCCTGAACGGTATCCTTCAGGAACCGTTAAGAAACTGCAGGTCCGCAGTGCTGGCCCATTCAAGGTATTAAAGAAACTTGGACCTAATGCTTATGTGATTGATATACCTTCAGATTATGGTATTAGTTCTACTTTTAATATTGCTGATTTACTTGCTTTCAAAGGTCCAGCAGTTATTCCCTATGACCCTTTTGATgatcctctctcttcttctttggctAATCCTGTCCCTAGCCCTACACCATCTTGTTTCCAAAAGGCACATAGAGATATTATTGATGTTATTTTGGATGAGCAGTCTCTTTTCACTAGGGATGGAACAGTTCAGCGCTTCTTGGTTCGCTGGCGAGGACGGCCTGATTCTGACTGTACATGGATCACCAGAGAGGAGTTGCAGCAGCTTGATCCTGCTCTTTTGGAGGCTTACTTGGATACACTTGCTACCACCTCATCTCTACCTCCTATCACTCGCACATATGAGCGTCGACGGAGGCGCCATGCTGATCCAGTGAGCTTGTGGCTTGATGGAGTTTGTTCTGATGTCACTTGA